A DNA window from Sylvia atricapilla isolate bSylAtr1 chromosome 6, bSylAtr1.pri, whole genome shotgun sequence contains the following coding sequences:
- the TMEM132A gene encoding LOW QUALITY PROTEIN: transmembrane protein 132A (The sequence of the model RefSeq protein was modified relative to this genomic sequence to represent the inferred CDS: inserted 2 bases in 1 codon): MAPAPRLALLAAALLCAPVRGDGEPPDPVFLPVELEVLGVSESYRLQRVDQDVAPNSSLHTRFETFLLLRPGSQPLVQATYPPFSIRQEVSMESPPGSAAWAVRAVSLESSVSHAEPVARVLFHLHGPDWMPGKRDHAGTQDYPKDWEHPGAWDHPGDHDPRDQDHPEQRGHRGVRDHPKDRHHPGIHNHPKNWDHPKDRDHHEQQDHPGNWDPPRDWDRSRVRDLPCVTLHAHHRGRVARGTCRLQAPLGVCVVELEIPPRWFSLGSLHSHRSRRRDSSPLEPLERPEPAELRYSVGECGGQEQEAPRFLGMLELRAGEPERRQEVRLDEKVLLRVPNVPLRPGQRFTATIALRHNFTADSLTLRIKAKKGLQVVSAHPTIPSSWSVHLERSRSPKHSTAVVTCRRLGDTPAVPDASRVSEPAAFLHLDVAVENGTGGLAPARPLTWQVEYPGQDPEAQKDKLVWEIQVSERDVRALVPLVQELEILNTAPLTGIPRVVPVKLVAVEAGGGVSELTDPVGCESADKQVLQVSDSCDMVFVGGKESRGARGARVDFWVRRLRAELSFSVWAPLLPLRVQLGDPILEQLRGWRLPEGPDSAVVESEDPAEEPERRVRGCRPQFQRTGLRVLAHFVAHPLDGGRHLSYLPGPEWLLDVTHLVAARTRVQDPRVASLEAGAVVVGREPGVTSVEVHSPLSNSILGEQTLVVSEEKVTVTELHTQVVAGLSLSLRTQPDHPGMVTATAMGTPTLRALKQEATLSIWLSFSDRTLAPLELYGWHDVALTVTSLDRSVASVGGSPGVPAAHPWVVAEGPGQGALLQLSLHPPDPCRRGRHRAAALATGTAWLQVGIPSPGSPRPFPRAEGAMSGEAVTVGRRDPAGVGPAATKLQGSSSEEDEEEGYRRNRAGMEEEEEEEEEEMVKAPERVTDLEIGMYVLLGVFCLAIFIFLVNCIFFVLRYQQKELPEPGGAPSAPQPHNWVWLGTDQEELSRQLDRQQLDRQQLDRRQPEPPASPGPPCGCGGPPGSGEDGAPPGSPAPGAPPPRKEGSAPGGGRRKRVEFVTFXAPPRVPEEPPPAAPHVQSILVASEDDIRWVCEDMGLRDPEELRSYMERIRGSS; this comes from the exons ATGGCCCCGGCGCCCCGGCTGGCGCTGCTGGCCGCCGCCCTGCTCTGCGCCCCGG TGAGGGGTGACGGGGAGCCCCCGGATCCCGTCTTCCTGCCAGTGGAGCTGGAGGTCCTTGGGGTGTCTGAGTCCTACCGGCTGCAGAGGGTGGATCAGGACGTGGCCCCCAACTCTTCCCTGCACACCCGCTTCGAGACGTTCCTGCTGCTTCGTCCTGGATCCCAGCCCCTCGTCCAGGCCACCTACCCCCCATTCAGCATCCGCCAG GAGGTGTCCATGGAGAGCCCCCCCGGCTCAGCAGCTTGGGCCGTCCGTGCCGTGTCCCTGGAGAGCTCTGTGTCCCATGCTGAGCCTGTGGCCCGTGTCCTCTTCCATCTGCACGGGCCTGACTGGATGCCTGGGAAGCGGGATCATGCTGGGACCCAGGATTATCCCAAGGActgggagcaccctggggcCTGGGATCACCCTGGGGATCATGACCCCAGGGACCAGGACCACCCTGAGCAGCGGGGCCACCGTGGGGTCCGGGATCACCCCAAAGACCGGCACCACCCTGGGATCCACAATCACCCCAAGAACTGGGACCACCCCAAGGACCGGGACCACCATGAGCAGCAGGACCATCCTGGGAACTGGGATCCTCCGAGGGATTGGGATCGCTCCAGAGTTCGGGATCTCCCCTGTGTCACCCTCCACGCTCACCACCGAGGGCGGGTGGCCCGGGGGACATGTCGCCTGCAG GCCCCACTGGGTGTGTGCGTGGTGGAGCTGGAGATCCCTCCACGCTGGTTCTCCCTGGGCTCCCTCCATTCCCACCGGAGCCGCCGGCGGGATTCCAGCCCCTTGGAGCCTCTGGAGCGGCCAGAACCGGCTGAGCTGCGCTACAGCGTGGGAGAGTGTGggggccaggagcaggaggctcCCAGattcctgggaatgctggagctGCGGGCAGGAGAGCCAGAGCGGCGGCAGGAGGTGCGGCTGGACGAGAAGGTGCTGCTGcgtgtccccaatgtccccctGCGGCCCGGGCAGCGCTTCACGGCCACCATCGCCCTGCGCCACAACTTCACTGCCGACAGCCTGACCCTGAG GATCAAGGCCAagaaggggctgcaggtggtCTCTGCCCATCCCAcaattcccagcagctggagcgTGCACCTGGAGCGTTCCCGCAGTCCCAAGCACTCCACAGCCGTGGTGACGTGCCGGCGGCTTGGGGACACCCCTGCTGTCCCTGACGCCTCCAG GGTGTCCGAGCCGGCCGCGTTCCTGCACCTGGATGTGGCGGTGGAAAACGGGACGGGGGGCCTGGCGCCGGCACGGCCCCTCACATGGCAGGTGGAGTATCCTGGCCAAGATCCCGAGGCGCAGAAGGACAAACTGGTCTGGGAGATCCAGGTGTCAGAGAGGGACGTCCGTGCTCTCGTCCCGCTGGTGCAg GAGCTGGAGATCCTGAACACGGCACCGCTGACCGGGATCCCCCGCGTTGTCCCGGTGAAACTGGTGGCTGTGGAAGCAGGGGGTGGAGTGTCCGAGCTCACAGATCCTGTAGGATGCGAATCCGCTGACaagcaggtgctgcag GTGTCGGACTCCTGTGACATGGTGTTCGTGGGGGGCAAGGAGAGCCGAGGGGCGCGGGGGGCCCGTGTGGATTTCTGGGTGCGCCGGCTGCGGGCGGAGCTGAGCTTCTCCGTCTGGGCTCCGCTGCTCCCGCTCCGCGTCCAGCTGGGAGATCccatcctggagcagctccgAGGCTGGAGACTGCCCGAGGGGCCTGACAG cgcCGTGGTGGAGTCCGAGGACCCCGCGGAGGAGCCGGAGCGGCGGGTGCGGGGCTGCCGGCCGCAGTTCCAGCGCACGGGGCTCCGTGTCCTAGCACACTTTGTGGCCCACCCCCTGGATGGGGGCCGTCACCTGTCCTACCTGCCCGGCCCTGAGTGGCTCCTGGATGTCACCCACCTGGTGGCTGCCCGGACCCGTGTCCAGGACCCCCGCGTGGCCTCACTGGAAGCGGGGGCCGTCGTGGTGGGCCGGGAGCCTGGAGTCACCTCCGTCGAG GTGCACTCCCCGCTCTCCAACTCCATCCTGGGGGAGCAGACGCTGGTGGTTTCCGAAGAgaaggtgacagtgacagagctCCACACCCAGGTGGTGGCTGGGCTCTCCTTATCCCTGCGGACACAGCCAGACCATCCTGGCATGGTCACCGCCACCGCCATGGGGACACCCACACTACGGGCCCTCAAGCAG GAAGCGACACTATCCATCTGGTTGTCCTTCTCCGACCGCACGCTGGCCCCGCTGGAGCTCTACGGGTGGCACGACGTGGCCTTGACCGTGACGTCCCTCGACCGCTCCGTCGCCAGCGTCGGGGGGTCCCCCGGGGTCCCCGCCGCCCACCCGTGGGTGGTGGCGGAGGGGCCGGGCCAGGgggccctgctccagctcagcctgcacCCCCCGGATCCGTGCCGGCGCGGCAGGCACCGCGCGGCCGCCCTGGCCACCGGCACGGCCTGGCTCCAGGTGGGGATCCCGTCTCCCGGGAGCCCCCGGCCCTTCCCGCGGGCCGAGGGCGCCATGTCCGGGGAGGCGGTGACCGTGGGACGGAGGGACCCCGCAGGCGTGGGGCCGGCAGCCACCAAGCTCCAGGGGTCCTCCTcggaggaggatgaggaggaaggcTACAGACGCAACCGTGCCggcatggaggaggaggaggaggaagaggaggaggagatggtgAAGGCTCCGGAGCGGGTGACTGACCTGGAAATCGGGATGTACGTGCTCCTGGGAGTCTTCTGCCTTGCCATCTTCATCTTCCTCGTCAACTGCATCTTCTTCGTGCTCCGGTACCAGCAGAAGGAGCTGCCCGAGCCAGGCGGggccccctcagccccacagccccacaacTGGGTCTGGCTGGGCACCGaccaggaggagctgagccGGCAGCTGGACCGGCAGCAGCTGGACCGGCAGCAGCTGGATCGCCGGCAGCCGGAACCCCCGGCATCCCCGGGCCCTCCCTGTGGCTGCGGGGGTCCCCCGGGCTCCGGTGAGGACGGGGCTCCCCCTGGCTCTCCGGCCCCCGGAGCGCCGCCGCCCCGCAAGGAGGGATCGGCTCCGGGAGGCGGCCGCAGGAAGCGGGTGGAATTTGTCACCTT GGCCCCCCCCCGCGTCCCCGAGGAGCCCCCCCCGGCCGCCCCCCACGTCCAGTCCATCCTGGTGGCCAGCGAGGATGACATCCGCTGGGTGTGCGAGGACATGGGGCTGCGGGATCCCGAGGAGCTCCGGAGCTACATGGAGAGGATCCGCGGCAGCTCCTGA
- the PRPF19 gene encoding pre-mRNA-processing factor 19 codes for MALICSISNEVPEHPCVSPVSNHVYERRLIEKYIAENGTDPVNNQPLSEEQLIDIKVAHPIRPKPPSATSIPAILKALQDEWDAVMLHSFTLRQQLQTTRQELSHALYQHDAACRVIARLTKEVTAAREALATLKPQAGLIVPQAVPSAQPNVAGAGEAMDLGELAGMTPEIIQKLQDKATVLTTERKKRGKTVPEELVKPEELSKYRQVASHVGLHSASIPGILALDLCPSDTNKILTGGADKNVIVFDKSSEQILATLKGHTKKVTSVVFHPSQDLVFSASPDATIRIWSVPNASCVQVVRAHEGSVTGLSLHATGDYLLSSSDDQYWAFSDIQTGRVLTKVTDESSGCALTCAQFHPDGLIFGTGTMDSQIKIWDLKERTNVANFPGHSGPITSIAFSENGYYLATAADDSSVKLWDLRKLKNFKTLQLDNNFEVKSLIFDQSGTYLALGGTDVQIYICKQWTEILHFTEHSGLTTGVAFGHHAKFIASTGMDRSLKFYSL; via the exons ATGGCGCTCATCTGCTCCA TTTCCAACGAGGTCCCGGAGCACCCGTGTGTGTCCCCGGTGTCCAACCACGTGTACGAGCGGCGGCTGATCGAGAAGTACATCGCGGAGAACGGCACCGACCCTGTCAACAACCAGCCGCTGTCCGAGGAGCAGCTCATCGACATCAAAG TTGCCCACCCGATCCGCCCCAAGCCGCCCTCGGCCACCAGCATCCCGGCCATCCTGAAAGCCCTGCAGGACGAGTGG GATGCCGTGATGCTGCACAGCTTCACGCTGCGGCAGCAGCTGCAGACCACGCGCCAGGAGCTGTCCCACGCCCTGTACCAGCATGATGCCGCCTGCCGTGTCATCGCCCGCCTCACCAAGGAGGTCACCGCCGCCAGAGAAG CTCTGGCCACGCTGAAGCCTCAGGCCGGGCTCATCGTGCCCCAGGCGGTGCCGTCAGCGCAGCCCAACGTGGCC GGTGCTGGCGAGGCCATGGATCTGGGAGAGCTGGCGGGAATGACCCCGGAGATCATCCAGAAG CTCCAAGACAAGGCAACGGTGCTGACCACGGAGCGTAAGAAG AGGGGCAAGACGGTCCCGGAGGAGCTGGTGAAGCCGGAGGAGCTCAGCAAGTACCGGCAGGTGGCCTCGCACGTG GGGCTGCACAGTGCCAGCATCCCAGGAATTCTTGCCTTGGATCTGTGTCCTTCCGACACCAACAAGATCCTCACTG GTGGTGCCGACAAAAACGTCATCGTGTTCGACAAGAGCTCGGAGCAGATCCTGGCCACGCTCAAGGGCCACACCAAGAAAGTCACCAGCGTCGTCTTCCACCCATCCCAG GACTTGGTGTTCTCGGCTTCTCCCGACGCCACGATCCGGATCTGGTCTGTTCCCAATGCCTCCTGTGTCCAGGTGGTCCGTGCCCACGAGGGTTCCGTGACCGGGCTCAGCCTCCACGCCACGGGTGATTACCTGCTCAGCTCCTCGGATGACCAG tACTGGGCTTTCTCAGATATCCAGACGGGCCGTGTCCTCACCAAAGTGACAGATGAGAGCTCTGGATGTG CTCTCACCTGTGCCCAGTTCCACCCAGACGGGCTCATTTTTGGGACAGGAACGATGGATTCCCAAATCAAGATCTGGGATCTGAAG gaACGCACCAACGTGGCCAACTTCCCGGGACACTCTGGTCCCATCACCAGCATCGCCTTCTCCGAGAACGGGTACTACCTGGCCACGGCTGCCGACGACTCCTCCGTCAAACTCTGGGATTTGAGGAAGCTCAAGAACTTCAAGACGTTGCAGCTGGATAACAACTTCGAG GTGAAATCCCTGATTTTCGACCAGAGCGGGACCTATCTGGCCCTGGGTGGGACTGATGTCCAGATCTACATCTGCAAGCAGTGGACAGAGATCCTCCATTTCACAG AGCACAGTGGGCTGACCACAGGAGTGGCCTTTGGCCACCACGCCAAGTTCATCGCTTCCACAGGCATGGATCGGAGCCTCAAGTTCTACAGCCTGTAG
- the LOC136362116 gene encoding acyl-coenzyme A amino acid N-acyltransferase 2-like — MPGLGGTWKRGVPPAGCTMVEVTVTPQSSLADRPVQIRVRGLSPSQLVTLRAWLKDEQGECFQSRAFFRADGAGEVDPGLHAALGGSYSGVWPMGLLWFLQPDTLFRRLVKRDVAGSPFRVRLEVFDGLCLGADPREQPLGCCEAERWYMGPGVQRVPIREGRVRGALFLPPGPGPFPGVIDLFGGAGGLIEFRAGLLASRGFAVLALAFFAYDDLPRVLAQLDLEYFEEAAELLLQHPKVRGPGLGVVGVSKGAEVALAMATFLPQVVATVWINGTAFLHGNPLVYKDLRIPPIPYYTERILFTEVGAMDNSAIFADPRDPAYRASAIPVERIRGKVLFVVGEADRNFNSKLFAELALARMPPESGRILSYPGAGHLIEPPGSPLCSMSSIRGTPRPVAWGGELQPHARAQEHSWQEILQFLELHLGSVSVKL; from the exons ATGCCGGGGCTGGGAGGCACATGGAAAAGGGGTGTCCCGCCTGCGGG GTGCACCATGGTGGAGGTGACCGTGACACCGCAGTCCTCGCTGGCCGACCGTCCCGTGCAGATCCGGGTGCGGGgactgtccccatcccagcttGTCACCCTGCGGGCATGGCTGAAGGACGAGCAGGGCGAGTGCTTCCAATCCCGCGCCTTCTTCCGCGCTGATGGAGCGGGAGAGGTGGATCCTGGGCTCCACGCCGCCCTGGGGGGCAGCTACTCTGGGGTCTGGCCCATGGGGCTCTTGTGGTTCCTGCAGCCCGACACCCTTTTCCGCCGGCTGGTGAAGCGGGATGTGGCCGGCAGCCCTTTCCGCGTCCGCCTGGAAGTGTTCGATGGGCTCTGCCTGGGCGCGGATCCCCGGGAGCAGCCGCTGGGATGCTGCGAGGCCGAGCGGTGGTACATGGGGCCCGGAGTGCAGCGGGTGCCCATCCGTGAGGGAAGGGTCCGGGGCGCCCTGTTCCTGCCTCCTG GTCCAGGCCCCTTCCCTGGGGTCATCGACCTGTTTGGGGGCGCGGGGGGGCTGATTGAGTTCCGGGCGGGGCTCCTGGCCAGCCGAGGCTTTGCCGTGCTGGCCCTCGCCTTCTTCGCCTACGACGACCTGCCCCGAGTCCTGGCCCAGCTAGACCTGGAATATtttgaggaagctgcagagctgctgctccagcatcccAAG GTCCGAGGCCCCGGCCTGGGCGTGGTGGGCGTCTCCAAAGGGGCAGAGGTGGCCTTGGCCATGGCCACCTTCCTGCCGCAGGTGGTGGCCACGGTGTGGATCAACGGCACCGCCTTCCTGCACGGAAACCCGCTGGTCTACAAGGATCTCCGCATCCCTCCCATTCCCTACTACACCGAGCGCATCCTGTTCACCGAGGTGGGAGCCATGGACAACTCGGCCATCTTCGCCGACCCCCGGGATCCCGCCTACCGCGCCTCGGCCATCCCGGTGGAGAGGATCCGGGGAAAGGTACTGTTTGTGGTGGGAGAGGCCGACCGCAACTTCAACAGCAAGCTCTTTGCCGAGCTGGCCCTGGCGCGGATGCCGCCGGAGAGCGGCCGGATCCTGTCCTATCCCGGCGCCGGGCACCTGATCGAGCCCCCCGGATCCCCCCTGTGCAGCATGTCCAGCATCCGGGGCACTCCCAGGCCGGTGGCGTGGGGGGGAGAGCTCCAGCCCCATGCCCGGGCCCAGGAACATTCCTGGCAGGAGATCCTGCAGTTCTTGGAGCTGCATCTGGGGTCGGTGTCTGTGAAGCTGTGA
- the CCDC86 gene encoding coiled-coil domain-containing protein 86 has product MEGENGETPRSGAGPEEPSGAASAPAAARRRRRKGGKKRQEAVVAIPRGKPKSGRVWKDPGKKRFSHMIQDKALRTSWARKMKERQERKLVQELARQLEEAKQREKEEKKRRREENLKRRLENERKAEIVQVIRNPLKLKRAKKKQLRRVEKRDTLALLQKTPVRRSTATE; this is encoded by the exons ATGGAGGGGGAGAACGGGGAGACCCCGCGATCGGGAGCGGGCCCCGAGGAGCCCAGCGGGGCCGCCTCGGCTCCGGCCGCggctcggcggcggcggcggaaAGGCGGCAAGAAGCGGCAGGAAGCGGTGGTGGCCATCCCGCGGGGCAAGCCCAAGTCGGGACGGGTGTGGAAGGATCCTGGGAAGAAGAG GTTCTCCCACATGATCCAGGACAAGGCGCTGCGCACTTCCTGGGCACGGAAAAtgaaggagaggcaggagaggaagcTGGTCCAGGAACTGGCACGGCAGCTGGAGGAAGcgaagcagagagagaaagag GAAAAGAAGCGGCGGCGGGAGGAAAACCTGAAGCGGCGCCTGGAAAACGAGCGGAAAGCCGAGATTGTCCAAGTG ATCCGGAACCCTCTGAAGCTCAAGAGGGCCAAGAAGAAGCAGCTGAGGCGGGTGGAAAAGCGGGAtaccctggctctgctccagaaGACACCCGTGAGGCGCAGCACAGCCACGGAATGA
- the ZP1 gene encoding zona pellucida sperm-binding protein 1, with protein MGRSCSFLLLLFLLSPWPRATVALLQYRHDCGELGMQLLVFPPHGRTVRFKVLDEFGSRFDVANCSICLHWLNSREDGSVIFSSGYKGCHVLFKENRYILRVQLEELLSSGIPVTSYEVNMTCPKPGGSEMLPAGTREQARDSGVLISHTGLHQVSESSLTLAESQLTSRDHLEQVHTVGRYQPSSVLPGMQHHSHPAHSGLLSQPGGVHPVTQIQGTFIRPGVQSPQPGGQSQPGIIRPVLVSQNHPSLAHSGGQTQPGHLHPGFVSQNQPGGQNQPGIRPGSVSQNLPGGHNQPGIRPGFVSQNLPGGHNQPGIRPGSVSQNLPGGHNQPGIRPGSVSQNPPGGHNQPGIRPGFVSQNLPGGHNQPGIRPGGQNQPGLRPGLVSHNQPGLTSSGAQTPAGFLLPGAQPPNQPGISLPSHHSNSQTGLQGHTGPLHPGHPSPAVVHPGLSSWPGFISPGLQAQPQPGLGRPGLQPQPGVLHPGIHSQPSLLHSTALFYPSAGAGTPLTREQCQVPVGRIPCVAPQGRDGCLQAGCCYDDMDRTTPCYYGNTATVQCLLEGHFVLVVPRGMVSQPYNLDSVRLASSQAGCEPLHTSEAFVMFRFPVTHCGTTVQVMEDRLIYENQLISTIDVQGSPRGSITRDSVYILHARCIYNSSDLLPLGMEVAVPPTAAPLAMPGPLGLQLRIATDESYSSYHPVGDFPLVRVLRDPIYVEVRLLQKTDPNLVLVLHHCWASPGPHATSQPQWPILVEGCPFQGDNYRTRLIPMGPASPELPFPSHYQRFVISTFAFVEPPGMAVLEGEVYISCSASVCHLAQPEPCRPSCQLGVPSRARRSLGDRRTGDSTGIITSQGGIVFPEVPKRGGTQQRG; from the exons ATGGGACggagctgctccttcctcctgctcctcttcctcctgtccccatggcCCAGAGCCACCGTGGCGCTCCTGCAGTACCGCCACGACTGCGGAGAGTTGGGAATGCAGCTTTTAGTCTTCCCGCCCCACGGCCGCACTGTCCGCTTCAAGGTTCTGG ACGAGTTTGGCTCCCGCTTTGACGTGGCCAACTGCTCCATCTGCCTCCACTGGCTGAATTCCAGGGAGGATGGCTCCGTCATCTTCTCCTCCGGCTACAAGGGCTGCCACGTCCTGTTCAAG GAGAATCGTTACATCCTGCgggtgcagctggaggagctgctgtccagCGGGATCCCGGTCACCTCCTACGAGGTCAACATGACCTGCCCCAAGCCAGGTGGCTCTGAGATGCTCCCAGCTGGAACACGGGAGCAGGCCCGGGACAGCGGAGTCCTGATCTCCCACACTGGCCTGCACCAGGTCTCTGAGTCCTCCCTCACCCTTGCGGAATCCCAGCTCACATCCCGAGATCATCTGGAGCAGGTTCACACCGTGGGACGGTACCAGCCCAGCTCAGTGCTTCCtgggatgcagcaccattcccatCCGGCTCACTCGGGGCTTCTGTCCCAGCCTGGTGGGGTTCATCCTGTCACCCAAATCCAGGGAACCTTCATCCGCCCAGGAGTGCAGTCCCCCCAGCCTGGGGGCCAGAGCCAGCCAGGGATCATTCGCCCAGTGCTTGTATCCCAAAACCATCCCAGCTTGGCACATTCTGGGGGTCAGACCCAGCCAGGGCACCTGCATCCAGGCTTTGTATCCCAAAACCAGCCTGGGGGTCAAAACCAACCAGGGATTCGCCCAGGGTCTGTATCCCAAAACCTGCCTGGGGGTCATAATCAACCAGGGATTCGCCCAGGGTTTGTATCCCAAAACCTGCCTGGGGGTCATAATCAACCAGGGATTCGCCCAGGGTCTGTATCCCAAAACCTGCCTGGGGGTCATAATCAACCAGGGATTCGCCCAGGGTCTGTATCCCAAAACCCGCCTGGGGGTCATAATCAACCAGGGATTCGCCCAGGGTTTGTATCCCAAAACCTGCCTGGGGGTCATAATCAACCAGGGATTCGCCCAGG GGGCCAAAACCAACCAGGGCTTCGCCCTGGGCTTGTATCCCACAACCAGCCTGGCTTGACCTCCTCTGGTGCTCAGACTCCAGCAGGATTCCTGCTCCCGGGAGCTCAGCCCCCAAACCAGCCGGGAATATCTCTTCCCAGTCATCACTCCAACTCCCAAACTGGGCTCCAAGGCCACACTGGACCGCTCCATCCTggccatcccagcccagctgtggtgCACCCAGGACTCTCATCCTGGCCAGGTTTCATCAGCCCTGGactccaggctcagccccagccaggcCTGGGACGCCccgggctgcagccccagcctggagtgctgcatcccGGGATtcactcccagcccagcctgctgcacTCCACAGCGCTCTTCTACCCCTCGGCAGGGGCAG GAACGCCGCTGACACGGGAGCAGTGCCAGGTGCCGGTGGGCCGGATCCCGTGCGTGGCTCCACAGGGACGGGATGGATGCCTGCAGGCGGGATGCTGCTACGACGACATGGACCGTACCACACCCTGCTATTATGGGAATACCG CCACCGTGCAGTGCCTGCTGGAGGGACACTTTGTCCTGGTGGTCCCGCGGGGAATGGTGAGCCAGCCGTACAACCTGGACAGCGTGAGGCTGGCCAGCAGCCAGGCGGGATGTGAGCCCCTCCACACGTCCGAGGCCTTCGTCATGTTCCGCTTCCCGGTCACCCACTGCGGCACCACCGTCCAG GTGATGGAGGACAGGCTGATCTATGAGAACCAGCTGATCTCCACCATCGATGTCCAGGGATCCCCCCGTGGCTCCATCACACGGGACAGCGTCTACAT tCTCCACGCTCGGTGCATCTACAACTCCAGCGACCTCCTTCCCTTGGGAATGGAGGTGGCCGTGCCTCCCACAGCTGCCCCCCTGGCCATGCCGGGCCCGCTGGGGCTCCAGCTGCGGATTGCCACTG ACGAATCCTACAGCTCCTACCACCCCGTGGGCGACTTCCCCCTGGTGAGGGTGCTCCGGGACCCCATTTATGTGGAAGTCCGGCTGCTCCAGAAGACGGATCCCAAtttggtgctggtgctgcaccaCTGCTGGGCCTCCCCTGGCCCCCACgccacatcccagccccagtgGCCCATCCTGGTGGAGGG GTGCCCCTTCCAAGGGGACAACTACAGGACAAGGCTGATTCCAATGGGTCCGGCCTCTCCGGAGCTGCCCTTCCCGAGCCACTACCAGCGCTTTGTCATCTCCACCTTCGCCTTTGTGGAGCCCCCCGGaatggctgtgctggagggggAG GTGTACATCTCCTGTAGTGCTTCTGTGTGCCACCTGGCCCAGCCGGAGCCCTGCCGGCcctcctgccagctgggagTGCCCTCAC GAGCACGGAGGTCTCTGGGGGACAGGAGGACAGGTGACAGCACGGGGATCATCACATCCCAGGGAGGCATTGTCTTTCCTGAGGTTCCCAAAAGAGGGGGAActcagcagagaggctga
- the TMEM109 gene encoding LOW QUALITY PROTEIN: voltage-gated monoatomic cation channel TMEM109 (The sequence of the model RefSeq protein was modified relative to this genomic sequence to represent the inferred CDS: inserted 1 base in 1 codon; deleted 1 base in 1 codon) yields the protein MSAMAEAGRSRRSGDGPAVLPRLFPVLLSGPGSRFRFRLARAXPRAAPEPSRGRRRRRNRKCSRHPPRCPRRRERRFPACTARRRPPPAVAMAPAFPACTAAVPGTTAPGVPRGGAQGSPGSRMGSAVGHWALLAVLLWIPFLMGSAGDGAKDGQEGFRGHATASDDLLLRLGRSTWDTLESWVGPQPLRMVAESLSATLWIISSGISTALTTLCGILGDLLAASSINGHRLLRAAALAPGEVQRVLLWAVAALLGSWVLSRLRGLLLPLLHGVKLFFFLGAFLHVATSRESPTVQAGMLLGLWVLYTLLGGLVGSPDPGRRLDAAVRSLEWKVEELRRRQKFGGPRNRED from the exons ATGAGCGCCATGGCGGAGGCCGGGCGGTCGCGGCGCTCCGGTGACGGCCCCGCTGTCCTTCCGAGACTGTTTCCGGTTCTCCTTTCCGGTCCAGGGTCCCGGTTCCGGTTCCGGTTGGCGCGCG gcccccgcgccgctcccgAGCCCTCACgcgggcgccgccgccgccggaaCCGGAAGTGCTCCCGGCATcccccgcgctgcccccgccGGCGGGAACGGCGCTTCCCGGCGTGCAccgcgcgccgccgcccgcctcCGGCTGTTGCCATGGCG CCCGCGTTCCCGGCATGCACCGCGGCCGTCCCGGGAACTACAGCTCCCGGCGTGCCCCGCGGCGGAGCCCAGGGAAGCCCCG GTTCCAGGATGGGAAGTGCCGTGGGgcactgggctctgctggccGTGTTGCTGTGGATCCCATTCCTCATGGGATCAGCAGGGGATGGAGCCAAGGATGGCCAGGAGGGATTCCGGGGACACGCCACCGCCTCCGATGACCTGCTGCTCCGGCTAGGAAGATCCACTTGGGACACGTTGGAAAGCTGGGTGGGACCCCAGCCCCTGCGGATGGTGGCAGAG AGCCTCTCTGCCACCCTCTGGATCATTTCCTCTGGGATCTCGACAGCCCTGACCACGCTCTGTGGGATCCTGGGAGATCTCCTGGCTGCTTCCAGCATCAACG GCCACCGGCTGCTCCGAGCGGCAGCACTGGCTCCCGGAGAAGTCCAGAGGGTGCTCCTGTGGGCAGTGGCCGCCCTGCTGGGATCCTGGGTGCTGTCCAGGCTTcgagggctgctgctgccgctgctccaTGGGgtgaagcttttctttttccttggagCCTTCCTGCACGTGGCCACTTCCCGGGAGAGCCCCACGGTGCAGGCGGGAATGCTGCTGGGCCTGTGGGTGCTCTACACCCTCCTGGGTGGCCTGGTGGGATCCCCGGATCCCGGCAGGCGGCTCGATGCAGCCGTGCGGAGCCTGGAGTGGAAGGTGGAGGAGCTGCGGCGGCGCCAGAAGTTTGGGGGGCCCCGGAACCGGGAGGATTGA